A stretch of Acropora muricata isolate sample 2 chromosome 7, ASM3666990v1, whole genome shotgun sequence DNA encodes these proteins:
- the LOC136923770 gene encoding uncharacterized protein, with protein MPHFCCAGECENSSDKRPDISFHGLPLENKALLKTWITKMRRNPNYFNVNKHAKICSEHFRPEDFINPEAKKRRLKRDAVPSVFAWSEEKPETVARSAVEKLNISRQEEEEATDTASEGEGEETVNLSGVTFTSRKTQTQEDDFCDEITEISHRIPCLHRFSVYHLLSKCTTLSKEEKLFTHFTGFNSYVDFMNVLKFLLPNLDRKKLIYWDSEAGKSSVIDIEKLFDEGETAEENAGFERESTMTRPSAHKLSVEDEFLMLLMKLRMGLSNIDLAERFCVSESTVNNINLTWVNFVYLVIGTLKIWPHRDIIIKHSPEEFIKEYPNNIVIVDATELKIQVPSSLQKHSETYSTYKSHTTFKSLIGVDPNGGIMFVSQLFEGSISDKQIVKRSGFLETVRQKVQCGELKEGDAIMADKGFDIGDDLAKVKLKLNIPPFLRDKVGFEEHDVIKTQTIARHRIHVERAIGKVRRFKIFHSVIPVSMFGSINQIWSVACYLSNFLNPVLSKDEISPKT; from the coding sequence ATGCCGCACTTTTGCTGCGCTGGAGAATGCGAAAATAGCTCTGATAAACGTCCAGATATTTCTTTCCACGGGCTTCCTCTCGAGAACAAGGCTTTATTGAAGACATGGATCACGAAAATGCGGAGAAATCCcaattattttaatgtgaaCAAGCACGCGAAGATTTGCAGCGAGCACTTTAGACCTGAGGATTTCATCAATCCCGAGGCGAAAAAACGCAGATTAAAACGCGACGCAGTCCCTTCTGTATTCGCTTGGAGTGAGGAAAAACCAGAAACGGTGGCAAGGTCTGCGGTAGAAAAGCTGAACATTAGTAgacaagaggaagaagaagcGACTGACACGGCATCTGAGGGCGAAGGCGAGGAAACTGTCAATCTGTCTGGCGTAACTTTCACTTCGCGCAAGACTCAAACGCAAGAGGATGATTTCTGCGATGAAATAACGGAAATATCTCACAGGATACCATGTCTACACAGGTTTTCTGTTTACCATTTGCTATCAAAGTGCACCACGCTCTCCAAAGAAGAGAAGCTTTTCACACATTTCACTGGTTTCAATTCTTATGTTGACTTCATGAACGTACTTAAATTTCTATTGCCGAATCTTGACcgaaaaaaattgatttactGGGATAGCGAAGCTGGAAAATCAAGCGTGATAGACATCGAAAAACTGTTCGATGAAGGTGAAACTGCAGAAGAGAATGCTGGCTTTGAAAGGGAATCAACAATGACAAGACCCTCTGCACACAAGCTTTCAGTGGAGGATGAGTTTCTCATGTTACTGATGAAGCTGAGAATGGGATTGTCCAACATTGATTTAGCAGAGAGGTTTTGTGTATCCGAGAGTACTGTCAATAACATTAATCTTACCTGGGTTAATTTTGTGTACCTTGTAATTGGCACCCTCAAGATATGGCCACATAGAGATATAATTATAAAACATTCCCCGGAGGAATTCATTAAGGAATACCCCAACAATATTGTGATTGTTGATGCGACTGAACTGAAAATCCAAGTCCCTAGCTCATTACAAAAGCACAGTGAgacttacagtacttacaaGTCCCACACAACTTTTAAGTCTCTCATAGGAGTGGATCCTAATGGAGGCATTATGTTTGTGTCTCAGTTATTCGAGGGTTCCATTTCTGACAAACAAATAGTGAAGAGGTCAGGGTTTCTGGAAACTGTGAGACAGAAAGTACAATGTGGAGAACTAAAAGAAGGAGATGCCATCATGGCAGACAAAGGTTTTGACATTGGTGATGACCTTGCAAAAGTGAAATTGAAGCTGAATATTCCTCCCTTCTTGAGGGACAAAGTAGGATTTGAAGAGCATGATGTAATAAAGACGCAGACAATAGCACGTCATCGCATTCATGTCGAACGAGCTATAGGGAAAGTTCGGAGATTCAAAATTTTCCACTCTGTCATTCCAGTTTCTATGTTTGGCAGTATTAATCAGATATGGAGCGTTGCCTGTTATCTTTCTAATTTCTTAAACCCAGTCCTTTCTAAAGATGAAATATCACCAAAGACATAG
- the LOC136923771 gene encoding uncharacterized protein, with product MLKQKKDDESVLMSCFGEDQTKDQNLPVTSQPQVSESQTVDGGTSIGTPVSESVNTVVAAQQSGIGQSLEHNIPCVTQTQVSQGGAGVSIETPVVENGSTVVAAQQIGGQDEEQNIPCVSQAQISQGGGGGVSIGTLVSENGNTGVAARQSTIGPGWKIAFDNIDIYQRVREMTEDNQNKDLHWVNHVKITNRVSGNHLPDDKPTLNSVMTLDNCEVIPSVPDHISQRGNYIVLIERILTEEIACLSFCTDVVAGHIPHRHSKEMMMKSEKESLGIIFQNENTTDGINETMHQLHSYVPQYTSQGKTVFNKIGVVGDQLSVERAVNCLSSLANGFTAEERLDGLHLEIADWHAELKFLSVSEFLYV from the exons ATGctgaaacagaaaaaagatGATGAATCTGTGTTAATGTCATGTTTTGGTGAAGATCAGACCAAAGACCAGAATTTGCCAGTTACATCACAACCTCAAGTATCTGAATCCCAAACTGTGGATGGAGGTACGAGTATTGGAACCCCTGTTTCAGAGAGTGTTAACACAGTCGTGGCTGCTCAACAGAGTGGAATTGGACAAAGCCTAGAACACAACATCCCTTGCGTAACTCAGACACAGGTATCCCAAGGTGGTGCAGGTGTGAGCATTGAAACCCCTGTTGTAGAAAATGGTAGCACAGTTGTGGCTGCCCAGCAAATTGGTGGGCAAGACGAAGAGCAGAATATTCCTTGTGTATCACAGGCACAGATATCCCAAGGGGGTGGAGGTGGTGTAAGCATTGGAACCCTTGTTTCAGAGAATGGTAACACTGGAGTAGCTGCGAGACAAAGTACAATTGGACCTGGATGGAAGATTGCTTTTGACAACATAGACATTTATCAGAGAGTCAGAGAGATGACGGAGGATAATCAAAACAAAGATTTACATTGGGTAAATCATGTAAAGATTACAAACAGGGTTTCAGGAAATCATTTGCCTGATGACAAGCCTACACTAAACTCTGTCATGACCCTTGACAACTGTGAAGTCATACCATCTGTACCAGACCATATTTCTCAGAGGGGAAATTACATTGTTTTGATTGAGAGAATACTAACAGAAGAAATTGCCTGTCTTTCTTTCTGTACGGATGTTGTAGCTGGACACATCCCTCACCGTCACTCAAAGGAGATGATGATGAAATCTGAAAAG GAAAGCCTTGGTATTATTTTCCAGAATGAAAATACTACAGATGGAATAAATGAGACCATGCACCAGCTTCACTCCTATGTCCCTCAATATACATCACAAGGAAAGACTGTGTTCAACAAAATAGGAGTCGTTGGTGACCAGCTGTCTGTGGAGAGAGCAGTGAATTGCCTTTCATCCCTGGCAAATGGTTTTACTGCTGAGGAAAGGCTGGATGGCCTACATCTAGAGATTGCTGACTGGCATGCTGAGTTAAAATTCCTCTCTGTGAGTGAATTTTTATATGTATGA
- the LOC136922644 gene encoding uncharacterized protein: MSALSIVSLISYFGEEQKSIRKGENHYKSGHVEPFTYSEGILRGDVHASMRNKVYKVTVYLNCENAIRSSECECPRGKFKCSHAAALFIHGIHNLSRTDVECNWKKRKATTPLSWQAVEDMFPPRKQYSCLSRNPTQSDRSALYRDLQEYGRFTGLCWLMSPEPATVRCKLPVPTIEDIIYSEEFLKTQGSQQQIDCLVRQTKIKNEYILKISEITVGQRTNPTWHLTRRGRLTASSFGCVLKAKRVNQSLLKRLLGEYDLSGVKAVQWGVNNEQEALKAFTVLTGKTVQETGIWLDVSGILGASPDGIVDHEAVLEAKCPYTERNLTIEEAIATSSAFCLQKAEDGNGYTLKKDHIYWDQVQGEMFFTQRKFCYFVVWTSKDVAVVKIEQDETWNANIPILKEFYFKHIFPKIVEGAL; this comes from the exons ATGTCTGCGCTTTCAATCGTGTCTCTCATTTCTTACTTCGGGGAAGAGCAAAAGTCAATTAGGAAGGGTGAAAACCATTACAAGTCGGGCCACGTGGAGCCATTTACTTATAGTGAAGGTATTTTACGAGGAGACGTGCACGCAAGCATGCGAAACAAGGTCTACAAAGTCACG GTTTACTTAAACTGCGAGAATGCCATAAGATCAAGTGAGTGTGAGTGTCCAAGGGGAAAGTTTAAGTGCAGCCACGCGGCTGCACTTTTCATCCATGGCATCCACAATCTCAGCAGGACAGATGTTGAATGCAACTGGAAAAAACGCAAAGCAACCACACCACTATCTTGGCAAGCCGTCGAAGACATGTTTCCTCCAAGAAAGCAGTATTCCTGTTTGTCCAGAAACCCAACTCAATCTGATCGGTCTGCCCTGTACAGGGACCTACAGGAGTATGGGAGGTTTACGGGCCTTTGCTGGCTTATGAGCCCCGAACCAGCTACTGTCAGATGCAAGCTTCCCGTACCAACAATAGAGGACATCATCTACTCGGAGgaatttctgaaaacacaaggATCGCAGCAACAAATTGATTGCTTAGTAAGACAGACAAAGATTAAAAAtgaatacattttaaaaataagtGAGATTACAGTTGGACAGAGAACCAACCCAACTTGGCACTTAACCAGAAGGGGCAGGTTAACGGCAAGCAGTTTTGGTTGCGTTTTGAAGGCCAAACGGGTCAATCAGTCCCTCTTGAAGCGCCTACTTGGTGAGTACGATTTGTCTGGAGTTAAGGCTGTGCAGTGGGGAGTCAACAATGAACAGGAAGCACTCAAAGCATTCACTGTGTTGACAGGAAAAACCGTCCAGGAAACTGGCATCTGGTTGGATGTCTCGGGAATCCTTGGGGCCTCTCCTGATGGCATTGTAGACCATGAAGCCGTCTTAGAAGCCAAGTGCCCTTACACTGAAAGGAATTTAACGATTGAGGAAGCCATTGCTACATCATCAGCATTTTGCTTACAAAAAGCAGAGGATGGCAATGGATATACTTTAAAGAAGGACCACATCTACTGGGACCAGGTGCAGGGTGAAATGTTTTTTACACAGCGAAAGTTTTGCTATTTCGTCGTTTGGACTTCTAAGGATGTGGCTGTTGTCAAAATAGAGCAAGATGAAACCTGGAATGCCAATATTCCAATCTTGaaagaattttattttaaacacatTTTTCCAAAAATAGTGGAAGgtgctttgtaa
- the LOC136922645 gene encoding uncharacterized protein yields MVYCFAPTCSHSSESHTCKFFAFPSDKKDKDQYKRWIRLIRKDREPSKHSRVCSCHFMDGNKLYGPTIYERNRDKIFPSEGGPPKKKKKGTAKKKTVQEMVAEAIGGSGQQSTDDNNKEELRGSYLHLIEIILEVELDQAREDLQDMQEKESYAQKHYTVSELSAEVLRMETGLPTKEIFNIVVLHALRFKDCIVYYSGRKVESIKFEDQILITLMKLRQNYTNLHLAQLFSCSVATIANIVTTFIHVLHSILFHDIMTTIPSREKNVLCAPSSFSDFTSCRIVIDCTDVEIATPGLMSQQNATYSSYRGMNSFKVIVGVAPNAVITFVSKLYPGSISDKAIVQQSGLLNHLVPGDMVLADKGFLIQDILPNDVSLNIPPFLNNGVFTESEAKKTKSIARARIHVERANARLKDFKILTFIPYYLTCYADVIFQLCGALVNLQFPLIKEGCEGTEFE; encoded by the exons ATGGTCTACTGCTTTGCTCCGACGTGCAGTCATTCATCGGAAAGCCACACTTGCAAGTTCTTTGCATTTCCAAGCGATAAAAAGGACAAGGACCAATACAAACGATGGATCCGTCTGATAAG GAAAGACAGGGAACCAAGTAAACATTCCAGAGTGTGCAGTTGTCATTTCATGGATGGAAATAAACTATATGGGCCCACGATTTACGAAAGAAATCGTGATAAGATATTTCCTAGTGAAGGAGgaccaccaaaaaaaaagaaaaaaggaacagCTAAAAAGAAGACTGTGCAAGAAATGGTGGCTGAGGCAATTGGAGGATCTGGGCAGCAGTCCACTGATGATAACAACAAAGAAGAAT tgcgaggatcatatcttcatttgattgaaATAATACTGGAGGTAGAATTAGATCAAGCCAGGGAGGACCTTCAGGACatgcaagaaaaagaaagctacGCACAAAAACACTACACAGTTTCAGAACTGAGTGCAGAGGTGCTTAGAATGGAAACAGGGCTTCCGACGAAAGAAATTTTTAACATTGTAGTACTTCATGCTTTAAGGTTCAAAGAttgtattgtttattattctgGTCGGAAAGTAGAGTCCATTAAGTTTGAGGATCAGATTTTAATTACTTTAATGAAACTCAGACAAAATTATACCAACCTACACCTTGCACAGCTTTTTAGCTGCAGTGTTGCAACAATAGCTAATATTGTCACCACTTTCATTCACGTTTTGCACTCTATATTGTTTCATGACATCATGACAACCATTCCATCTAGGGAAAAAAATGTGTTATGTGCACCATCTTCGTTTTCTGATTTtacttcttgtagaattgtcaTCGATTGTACTGATGTGGAGATTGCAACCCCAGGGTTAATGAGTCAGCAAAATGCTACTTATTCCAGCTACAGGGGTATGAACTCATTCAAAGTAATTGTTGGGGTAGCACCAAATGCAGTGATAACTTTTGTTAGCAAACTGTACCCTGGGTCCATTTCTGATAAAGCCATAGTACAACAGTCAGGTCTGTTGAACCATCTTGTTCCAGGGGACATGGTTTTGGCTGACAAAGGCTTTCTTATTCAGGATATTTTGCCAAATGATGTTTCTCTCAACATTCCACCTTTTTTGAATAATGGTGTTTTCACTGAAAgtgaagcaaagaaaacaaaatctatTGCCAGAGCAAGGATCCATGTGGAGAGGGCAAATGCAAGGTTaaaggatttcaaaattttaactttcatcCCATATTATTTAACATGTTATGCTGATGTTATTTTTCAGTTATGTGGTGCACTGGTTAACTTACAATTTCCACTTATCAAAGAGGGGTGTGAGGGAACAGAGTTTGAGTAA